The Salminus brasiliensis chromosome 14, fSalBra1.hap2, whole genome shotgun sequence genome contains the following window.
TGATTGTATTGGGAGTGGGGAAGGGAAGATTTGAAATCTTACAGCGTCAGCATCGATAAGCTTGTCATTTTGCACTTCGGCATTAAAAAGGGGGATGTTTGTGTCTTTGAAACAGAGCTGCAGGAAAGCGGAAGAGTCAGGAAACGCATGAATAAGCATGTGCCTATTTTAAAGAAGTATGTTCTATTTAGGGGCACGGTGTGAAAATCTAATACGGACCAATAATGTGTCTGGCATGAGAGGAGTCAGGCCCGTGTTGATGTGTGCAGTGGGCTCTTACAGTgtgagaggtagagagaagTAACACAAGCTCTCCACCCCCAGCTTTCCTGTGCTTGTTTCCTTCCTCTGTTGGCCTGCCTCTGTCTCTGCCTCGACCTCGGCCTATCTCTTTGAGGCTCAGGATGTGGTGACAAGACTAcgaattcagaaaaaaaaaaaaactccagttTTTATCATTCAAtgtgaaccacacacacacagcagggcagCATGGAAAAATGTAGTCTTTAGGCTGGACTGCCAGCTACTGATTGAGACATGTCTGCAATACATTAACAAATCATTTTTATGGTGTCATGTGATTCATTTAAACACTCAGAAACACATCTGTGATCACAGCACACAATGCAAACCTGTTATTCATCAGGCTCACTTGTGTTTGGCATCTGCAGCCAATATTGTACTGCAAAgatcaatattatatatacgATTAAATTACCCATATCATGGATaacttttttttcataaaaaaggttaatgttaaaaatgtaagtATGTAAACACAGCCCCCCAAAAATATACTACCAGTCTAAAAATATACTACCTAGACCACAGTGCGTGTGTTTTAGGTCAGAAATATGACCATGTGAGGAACTGCAGCCGTTTTAGGATGAAACCATCCCATCACATAGAGCCCTGTTAATTCTTTTTATAAATATGGCTCCAAATCTGAATAAAAACACCAATTATGTGGATATTTTTTGGAGGGTGAACATATCGAAGGTACCCATGTTATAGAATGACTCTACTGTATATTCGTCGGTTtagcccacagcagtttagccctgcccattcacaaTGAAAGTGTGAAAAGTGCTTCAGCCTGGACCGTTTTTGAATGAGGTACAACAtggggcagccagtcagaacagaggttAGCCTGTTAAATTCCAAGGAGTAAAGCAAGGatggaaaatggtcatgtacACAAATATCATAAAGAGAGCTTTATGACTGTAAATGCACCTCAGGGAAATAAGCAATGGAAATAATAAAGGATATGGGCACTTCAACAATTTACTGTgcagcacacatgcacactaacAGTCTGTAGGACAAAATGAGTGGAAGCTTTTCAGTATCTCGCAAACTGAAAAAAGACTGGCAATACGTTTCGGTTTCGTATGGAAGAGAAAAACATGCATTAAAAGATTCAGGTCCACAGCTGCATGAACACGCCTGCGTGCACTCGAGTAACCCATTCCCTGCCAAATTGCTTATCAATCTCAAGAGACATCTTCCTTTAGCAATGGTCGCCAGGCTCCCACAAAAGCGCAGATGTGGTAGGTGTGGGAACAGGGATTGCTACACATGCTCCAGCTCAGGAAGCATCACCCAGCCAATGCGTGTGCGGAAAGATGACTCCTCTGCCAGACAGACGCCGGGAGGAGCCGGCACAACACCGCAAGATCAAATGTGACATGAACAGTGGAAGCTGTCATGCTGTGGGGGTCTTATATAGCCTGGCAGGGCGCCCAGTCGCATACACCGGGATAAAACAAACAGTTAATATGCCCCACCTTTATGCTACTTTATGCTAAGACAGTCATTGGTGCCTCACCTGCCCCTCCTTCTGCAGAATCCCATgctgccttgctctctcccccTGGGGACAGTTTAGTTTCCACTTGGTCAGTCAGTCCTCACAGCTCTGACCTACTTCATCGCTCCggcttcacacaaacacacacacaaacacagatggACATGCCGATCAGCACTAAACAACTGGAGAAAACACAACAACGTTACAGCACCATAAATGGTGTCAtgtcaaacacacagaaaaagacGCGGCTCAGCGAAAACAAAGAGAGTCGGTAGTTTCGCACTTTACCACACTGGCAGATGGTAACAAACCACATTTCAAACTGTTGATCACACAGAATTCATCCTCATCCTGAAAGTCAAGTGGAATTTAAAGCTGCTGATAAATCTCTGCAATACACTGATTCAAAGAGAATTTAAATTCTGAATGAATCAGAGGTTGAGGTATAAACAGTCATTGTGTTTAATGCGACACAGAGCAGAAATCgacttctttacagtggtgatgaTGGGACTTGGTTTATACATTTAATAATGTATTGTTTTGAGTAtttaaattcaaataaaataaaccgTGTTTATGCATAAAATATGCAGACATGCTGTTTGTACAGAACATGACTGTTTCACTTAAAAATTCATCCCAGGAGTGCCCACCCTTGCAGACAATCATATGTCAAAACACATTTGCTGTTTCTAATATTAGGGGGTTCAGATTTGAGGATCTGGTTTTATTTACTCATTAAAAAAGCATGTcctgccattgaagaaccacttttgaaacCTTAAAGAATCTTGTATAACGCAGAGatgtgtgtaaagaaccttcgCATAATGTAAATGCACTATACAAGGTtcatcacactcacatctcatttacaacaGTCAGTCAACCACACACTGCAAAGTATGGCATcacacaaagaaccattttagctAGCACTTATATTTTTAACTGTATGTCTCAGTTTAAAGGGAGggttattctctctctccctctctatgtgtgtgtatgtatatatatatatatatatatatatatatatatatatatatatatgtgtgtgtgtgtgtgtgtggcttcaCAAGAGCACAACGGAAGCTTCTGTCACCTTTAGGACAACTCATTCCACTGTTAGACTTACGATGCTTGAATTAGAAGGTCCTACATTAGCTTGCATAAGGAAGTAAAGCACCTGAGACAAGAAAACTTTTGCACTCCATTTTACAAAGTGCCCTCATGCAGTCCTCATATGCTTTAACACCCAAACCTACATGAGTAATGGAAGCAAAAGCTTATTGACGTttagaaatgcatttttttcaggtaggaagagaaaaacagaatatctCAAAAAACGTTGCAAATGTTGCACCGATATCGATATCATATCGGTATCAGcgccgatactggcacttacaaaCAGTCTCGGTATCGCCGATAGAGATCACCGATACAATGAAGCTTACTGACACCCTACATGTTATTTCTTTTACATTGATTTTTGTTTGCATATTTTGTAATGAAACCAAActtttaaacaaccagtaaaagcctgTCGTAAACAGTTATCATTAAACCACactttttgtttccatgtggtgttttttaggttctgaaaccaaagttgagtttcagcagcttgtttaaaggccacacactgaagtttagtaccTTTTCATAGAGACGTGTGCCAGAGTGTGACAATTCTGCATAAGCACTTTTTATTTCTAAACTGGTATTTTTctgcactgctctgaaatgtgaattttactgtgtgaacactgattttaaagcagtttggTGAAGTTTAGCCACATTATGCTTCCCTCTCTtcacgtgtttctgcattgtgccaactttcattttttcaaagctctgaaacttttcaaatgtggaGTTACttaaccagtaaatgctgttctttcaagcttattagatTGTAACTGAGATAAGGTTATAAAAACGTACAGCCTATAAAACGTTAGACATGATAAATATCGGGATTTAAAGCCATATATCCAGtttttaagtcagagttggtgtCGAGTTTGGTACTCAGTGTCGTTATCAGTATCAGAAAGGAAAATCGGTGCATCCTTATCTAATACTGTAGCTAATGTTTTGGTGCTTTATTTAATTCTGAATCTACAGGGTAGTTTGttggctttttttctgtataGCTAGTTAGTGTGAAATGATGAGCTTCTCTATCAGGCTCAGCGATTTTCTACTTGCTacccagctagctagctagtgtagCCGTGGAGTAATCTCCTAATTTAGCTGGCTAGCTAATCTACAGCTAAGGCACCTATATTCTTTATGAAATGAAGAAATGCATTTGGACCTACCTTCTGTAGAGGTATCACGATATGTTCTGACAACATTGATTAAATTAATTCTGAACTTCAACATGAAGCTAGCTAACCTTAATttcagctaacattagctagtttCTTTCCTCGTtaaattagcattagctagctttCATTTTGCTACCTAGTTATTTCTATTACTTAGGATAGTTGTTTCTTCACTTTCCTTCACTTATTTTTAACTTATAACCTAAACTATAGCATATATCAAGCATAAACAGTCTCTATTTTAAAGCGAGTTATAACTGTCTCATAAACGTATTTCTTACACTCAGTACcgttagcactagctagctaacacctGAAGCTAGCGCCTCTTCTCCTCAGCAGTTAAAGCTGCTGTTGATGTAGCTAGCCACACCAGAACGAAACATGGCCCATTTATAAAAGCTTTAGTTAACTAAAGCTGCATTTTCATTCTTTAAATTGAAGTTTCATTAATTAAATGTTCCAGAACTACACctcagtagctagctagctatagctagcgcTAACACACAGCAGGGATGCCGAACTGCGAACTGTAGTGCCAGTAATCATCGCTTTTGAATATTTGTCCCTAAAAATGGCGAAATAAACTAGCCTAGCCTGTTTTCCCCCATAGGAATTACTGGAAGGacatacagtaataataataataataataataataataaatggcgaaataaactagcctagcctgccccccccccctagGAATTACTGGAAGTacatacagtaataataataataataataataacaataataaaaatggcGAAATAAACTAGCCTAGTCTGTTTTCCCCCATAGGAATTACTGGAAGGAcatacagtagtagtaataataataataataataataattggcaaaaTAAACTAGCCTAGCCTGTTTTCCCCCATAGGAATTACTGGAAGGAcatacagtagtagtaataataataataataataataataattggcaaaaTAAACTAGCCTAGCCTGTTTTCCCCCATAGGAATTACTGGAAGGAcatgcagtaataataataataataataataataataataaatggcgaaataaactagcctagcctgccccccccccataaGAATTACTGGAAGGacatacagtaataataataataataataatacatttaaagaggaaaattaatttcatttaaacacAACTATGGGTTTGCTATGTTAAAATGGCCAACCCACCATAACCCAGTGTTTTCTTTACCGTAGTGACCCAGTACTTTAACGTAGTGCTTTTTAGTGTGGACAAATAAAAAATTGAgacaaatatatgtatatttgaaaGAAACAGTAAAGTTAAGATCCACAAGATCCAAGTCTCATTTTTTCTCATATACTCAAGCAATTGCTCTTTCTGAAATTCAGCTCCTGAGAAACAACTCTTTGGGTTTTCTGGCTTGGATCAAACGGAACGTCTCACAGTTAGGAGGTAATGTCAATCTCCTCTTTTCTACTAAGGTGATTCAGGAGAAAGATTTATGAGGGGGGAAAAGCGAAACAATATAATGACATGATTTGGATCCGTcgctcttttccttttttttaaaatgtacgaCTTGAAGTAATAATGCATTGACTTCCTTTACCTGTGAAGGTTTTTGCATATCATACCTGAAAAAACTTACCTCAGTTTCCTGAACAGGGCTTAGGCCTAGTCCAGGACTATATGGAGAATCTCTATTCAGAATTatgtgtagtccaggactaggcttaatccctgtccggGAAACCGACCCCTTATTTCCTCCACTCAAGCTACTCCTGCTCTCACCAGGACAAAGCTTTAATAACAGACTTGAGAGTTGTGCTTCAGCTATGATACACAAAATTCCACTGTGTGTCTTCACTGAGAGGTCCAGACATGTCTGCATGGTTCGAGTATGCATTCTGACTGTTTATTACGAGCGCACAGAACATAATGAGAGGTTTAGCACTGTTGAGAGGCCTCCAGCAAGAAGACtggagtgcagtgcagtgcagtgggaCAAGTCCTACAGGGCAGGGTTCTGGTATTTCTGTGAGACCTGACACACCTGTTCCAGCACAAACTCTGAAtaaacactgtgtaaaaaaaaacacactcaaaCTTTAGTGAGCttggtttagttttttttgggTATTCCAACAGTGGTTTACATCCATTATCCTATAGCTACCAGCTACCTGTTCTTCTGTAGTTAAGCGTTAGAGCAGGTGAGACCACAGTTAGAACCACTTTCCAAGGCATAGATCAATCGTAGTTAAGGACTACATAGCATTAAAAGGAAAATATTGCTCATGACTAGTATTCTGTCTGATTTATGTCACATTTTCCCCAATAAAGATAGATAAACACTACCGGACAGTAACCTGGACAAGGATTAAGTCTAACCCCGGACTACACAGTCTTTTGAATGGGgattttccattaaaaaaaaaaaaaaaaaaaaaaaaaaaaggaaaacacagtACATAACTAAGCTTAATCCAGCTTCATGGGAAACTGGCTCAAAAGGCTGGATCTCTAGACCCAGTTTAAGTGTAAACCCTAAATAGGATTTAATGATATAAATACCACTGGCATTGTAGTTTAGTCCAAGACCATGTGTGAAGAAAATGAAAGCAGCCCTATTTTTGTAGAAAACAGCGCGACACTGTGGCAGCTCTGAAACCTGCAACCACAAAAAATGACTGATTCGATTAAAGCTCTCCTAGACCTTTACAAGTCAATAATATATAGATCATTCAAGTTGAAACTAAATTGAATTGCACaagtataaaataaatagaatagaGGGATTTATTTCTGCATTAACACTTTTACACTTCAAGATGTGACGCAAAACATTATAAACTAGTAATGTCATTTACTCTTTTATAGCCCTTATGTCCCTGGCCATCAAACCAAGACAAAATTCTTATgtcacctttaaaaaaaaataataaaataaaagaacagaGGAATTAAATTTCTGCAACCACTTGAAGCTATTTTTGAACCTTCTGGATGGGACACAACTTCCAAAATGCAGTTTCACCAATTTCATTTAAGTATGCTGATATACGAGCAGCAATTCAGCTCATCCCATTCACATGAACCAAAATTATCCAACAAACGTTCATGCAATGTCATGCCACAATCCATCTGAGATGAACAAATCTAAATTTACAGGTGTTACACCAAGCTGTGATCGTTCAGGAGACGCCAGCGCATCGCTGCACTGAGCAGATTCCACATGTTCAGTATGCAATGAGGCAAGGCTGGGGATAAGTTTTAAGAAGACCCAGGGGACAGAGGCCCAGCAGGTCTCCAGTCGGGGTCTAGGAGATTGGGGCTACTCTGCTCTCTTTGATCACAGCAGTGCATGAGACCACAGGGCGAGCAAAGCCGATGTCAGCGAGGATGATCCTTGTGTGCATGTCTCATCTGGTCGGCCTGCCTCAGCGCGTCGTCCAGAGCCCCCTCAGACACCAGCCTCAAACGCCGCAGGGACCCCAGTAGTTGGGCTCGTGAGTTGCTGATGAAGGAGTGAGACAGGAACCAGGGAAGACCACCACCGTTCCGCAAGGTGTAGAGGGGCACTCGAACCATGCCCATCAcctgaaagaaacacacactgtgtaCTATCTGGCTAGAGAAGACCATTATTTGCTAATATCACAGCAATTAGCCAGCTTCTAATGcacacctgccttgtgtctGCATTCGCTGGCCATGTTATCAGCAACATCTGCAACAGATAACTGACCGCAGAGCAAAGGGAGTCACACCAATGTGACCAGACACATATTTTCAAACTTCAAATGCTAATGCGACATAACTGGCTAACTAAATTTGCTCTGAGgaaaccactacctgccagcTGTATTACCTCAGATAACAGATGCCCTCACTGGCTAATGCCACAATGAGTGATGAGGGGACGGTCGGCTGTGGCATAAGCAAGGAAAGAACCGATGAGCCAATAACAGGACCAATGCATAGATGGCTGCACCACTTGTGAGCCCcaatagaaccatttttaaaaggttctttatccaCATTCGAGAGCTATTCTTATATTTGAATAACCTTTTAGGTAAATCTTGGTAAAGGGCCTTTTAAGCATAATCTTTGCGacaccaacacaaacacacaggactGTGTACAAGTTTAAAATACTTATCTCTTATCATTATGACTGTTAAaccaatatattttattaacatatattttaataaacatcAGACATAATCAGACATCAGACAAGGTATCAAGTGTCTGATACAGTATGTTGGTTGACTTTTCTGTGAACTCTTagaagaataaatacaaataaacaaccaATTGTGATTGAAAAAGCGCTCCACTAAcacagacactgtatggataGGTTCAGTtgtccaccagcagctcatctCATTTACTTTAACGAAGGGCtaattagataaactaggtgttggataggaaaacctaaccctaacccttctTCAATGAGAGCTGTTTATCTATTTCCACAAATAAAAAACCCAGAAGAGGCTCACAGCTTTCATGGGAGGTAGAAGATGAGGAATGGTGGCCCTTATGTTAAGCATTTTGTCAGACTACCACTCCATGCTACCATTGATGTGCTTGGGATCACCATCCAAATGTAAGGAACCAATGCTTTCAGTGAATCTCTTTTCTGCAGATATATGTAGCAGAGAAATGTATGGTCTAAAAATGGTCTGCTAAATAGCAAAGACTGCGTGTACAAGGTAGGTGTCGCTAAAATAAACAATAGTTAAATGTGTGGCTTTACCTCCAAACCATGATCTGCTGCATTCCCTACTGCAGCTTTCTCCAGCTCTACCAGCTCAGCCTCGGTCACCTTCTTGGTATAGAAGTGCGTGatgaggaggggaggggagggagcGAGGCGAGAGTATACATAGTCGTCCACAGTCACAGGTACTGCGGCCCCTACCTcctcctggagctctctgctcagCCCTGCCTCCAGACTCTCCTGTGAGGGATTCACTAACCTACACAACAGACACAGCACAGATGAGGTCAAAGTTTCATGCTTTTTCCAAATACTTTAAATTGCTCTTTGTAGCTCACtcttgcacatgcacacacacacacgcacacacacacacataaacttaCCCTCCAGGGAAACCAAGCAAACCATCAAAtctcatctgcatctgaaaaaaaaaagattaaggtgttttctttttattattaaaatacattttgctAGAGCGGATCACACCTTGAGATCGAACAAGAGTTCTGTCAGGCGGAGTCAGGAGTGTTTTGGCTAGGAGTCTGGGTCAGCTTTTCTGTGGTCTGAGTGTAAAGCCTGGCCCCCTGTAAGAGTGGTGGTCtgaagaagagggaggagaCGGGGATGAGGTTTGTTTGAACGGGGATAGAATGTCAGGATATTAGTATATAAAGACCCTCTTGATATACCAGTATCCTCACATTCTATCCCTGTACGAAGACCTGGAGAAGGAGGGGTTAAGGGTGAGGTCCTTCTTCCAAAATGAAGTTAAACTTCCACTTGTACATTCACATGTTGGCTGTAGGTCACATTTTGTtgagattttgttttgttttggcttTGCTTCCCAAATGTTTGAACccagctaataataataataataataataataataataataataatgcaaagaagaagaagaagtactAGAATTTTGTATTTGAGACCAAGACTACGTATTTAGGTTTCTAAGTTATACAAGATACAAAGTTGTTTAATGGTATGATATGGGGGCTGTGGGAAGAGTAATACATTTACAGATCTTGTTCAATCTCTTTTTGCTGTGTAATCACAGAGCATGAGGTAGAAAATGATCCATACATTTCTAatccaaaaagaaacattttggGCACCCGAAGCTGTTTTTCACTGTGTTTCAGTTAAAGAAGTGCACATTCTCAATAGAGTGTACACTTCTGCATGATTActgttttatttgctgaattttacATATTGGGAAATGCATACAGCATAGAATGGGGCATGcagaatgtgtttttttccccaatatgtgaaattcagcaTATAAATAGCAATTTCACTCTAAAAATGGCCATATTTAAGCATGTTTGCTGCAGATTGTACTGCTGTACATTTTCTGCTGAAGCAGAAGTCATGTAATTTAGCAGTCCTCATAAAAGGGACAAAAGCATGGTGCAGTTAGTACTGACTGACCTGACAATGGCTATAATACAATAACAGTGCCAGTACTAACTACTACGTTTACTGACATACAATATAAacgtacaaacgttattttatCAGGCACTTAATTTATTtctaaacgtttttttttaCGTTTAAAGCGTATATAAACGTTTAGGCCACGTTATTAACGGCACATACGTCACACAGTACGACACACCCACACTTGACGGGGCGTGAAAGTTCAATCCCGAGTAGCAGTCAAACACTACACCACCACAATAacccagcctgtgtgtgtgtgtgtttaaaagcacAAGGCAGTGTGAGACAGTTGAGACAGCACAGAGTGGGGCTTGTTTACCAGCACTATGTGTTTAACCGGGATTCTGCGGAAGAGCTTGGCGCTGGTGTCCGCATACAGCAGGATATGACAGGCGTGTTTGTAGCCCCTCCGCGACAGCGCCTCTTCTCTACCGATCTCCTCCCCGTCCATTCGCACGCTGAGGGTCCACAGCTCCTTACAACCGCGTCCAGTGAGCGACCACTGAAGAGAAATGAATTCACACTCGTGAGAGAGCGGTCAGCTGCTGCGGGAAACCAACAACAGCGGCTAATAACCGGCTCATTTCAAAATACCAGTCCTGACGCCTGAGAGAGGCTCACAGCAAACCCTCACAGAAAACTGGAGGATGGGAGGCGGGGATTTAGGGTGACACACCGGCGCCCaccgtggttaggatgttgtttCAGAGGGGCTTCGAATAGATCGATAATTATCCCTAAACCAATgcaatgaacattaatacagaAATATTCACTAGTTTAGCAAGACTAATTAATAACCATAATTATCTATATGGTCACATGATTGTCTATCTGATCTCACCTCGTGCGACTtaccataaaaaaagaaaatataaaatatataaaaatatcctatttaaaaatatgtaaaattacacaaataaaataataaaatagtgtCAGTTGCCACAAAAAGGATACACATATGACATTAAGAAAATAATAAGACGTCCATTGTAAATAATGCTCTGGAGGGCAATGTTTCTGACAACAGCAAACAtggcagcagtggaggaggttGTGATAATGCACTTAGCCACTACAAAACACATGAAAGTGGCTGCGGTGTGACCGGCTAAAAAAAACGGTGAAAACTTCCACCATAAGTTTCCTCTTTGCTGTGTTCATGTGACAGTGGTTGGGTTTCATTTAAACTATTGGCTACACTGCTCCAGCAGTTTACCAGTGGCATGAtgaccccagagtccagaccttaacCTTGTTGAATCTGTGTAGGATGATTTGGATggttaaaagcagaaaattaTTCGAAGAACTTTCAAGAACTTTGTAGATGAGGAAAAATATGATTTCAAAGAAAGTCTCCAGAAATTAATGGACTCTAAATGCTGAACCATGTGATATTATATACAGAGCTACTGTTTTTATGCAAGACACATTTCAGatctctgatctgatctatccgtctatccatccatccatccatccgtctgtctgtctttctgtctgtctctctttctctctctcattgttaGTTTAATTGGTTGTTACAAATTTAGTTGCCAGGGATAAAGCCTGTTAATATACAGTACCAAATCTGTAAATGACCCATAGTTAGAAATACAAACGAGGCTGCTGTGTGATTTCCTGTTAAATACATATTTCTGCCTTTTATCTGATGTTGAAAAATGAATCTCTTttggaaataaataataaaacatggtGTGTGCTTTTTGCAATGTACTATAAACGTTAATGAATAACTCACAGCTTGATTAGCAGGTTGGAAGAAGTAAAgcaaaagaaagaggagaggacgtTGGAGGAGAGGGTAAGAAAGATAGAAAGGCCTCgagacagagagggaaagagaactCCGAGATGGGGGAACACAAGCAAAGGGTAAACAGGTAGTGAATGGAAGAGTTAAAGGAAATGAGCAGTCTGAGGAGAGACAGGAGGGAACTAGAAAAGGAACAGAGGGTCATGCAGGAGGAGAGAAATAGAACACAGAGAGAAAAGCTGGCTGGACAGAAATAACACTAGGCAGAGCAGCAGGTGGTGACAGAGCTGGACTGCAACAGATAAAAGACATCCTTCCAGAATTTGCTCTTATTTAGTCGAATCCATTGTACATCTACCTGTGCAATATGTTCTCTGTATCTAAGTTTCTTTGCAGACATCAGATGTcattcaaattattattattattattattattattattattattaaccctCTAAGTCTAAGGGCATTTTGACAATTTTTGCATTCCTTCTTAAATTCCTTCCCAAACTCATTTAGAGGCACTTTTTACTTTTGATACTATTAGATAATACCCATGTTCTAATTATATTgttatgatataataataattattattatatatatactataacaATTATAAAAAATCATGACGTTTTGGACAAATTGTTCTGGTGCCTGAAATGGGTTTGCCAGAGTCCTAGCTTCATAAATGTAGagaaattaatgaataaaatagTATATAAATGGCAAGAGGCAGAAGATGAGTTTctgagtgtccattggtcagtttcacacaaaacaaaGACAGACGCATTATGTTTGAActgtatttctgtgctgtattatcacaaagatattaataaaaacattgagAAACATTGAATTTGATGTGCCAGTGCCTTGATAACCTCtagagaaataataataattataataataataattattattattattttatttttttctttaatcatTATAATCATTACAAATAATAGTCactaaacatataaataaatacatctacAAAAATCAGATATTGGTTGAGCaaaatatatttgatttttGCAAAACTGTGTAGTACTGTCTTGCATTTCCAGCCACTTTGTAACAAAACCTTTTTTACTTCCATCCACTGATGTGGTCGGTCCAAGAAGTGAAGATGCGGATGACACGGGTTTTTAATACACATTGTGTATTGTAAAGTGATGCTGCCATCCACTGTCCTGCAAGAGTCCCAACAccagaaagagaaaaaacaactatatatgtatatatattctcAATGGAGATGGAATGAAGAGTAATGCATGTTTTCAGTATGCCTAGTTCAGATGTATTTGAGCTGTCGGtcatacatttaatgtattgtttttttaaatcttaCCTTAGTC
Protein-coding sequences here:
- the LOC140577016 gene encoding U8 snoRNA-decapping enzyme produces the protein MDGEEIGREEALSRRGYKHACHILLYADTSAKLFRRIPVKHIVLMQMRFDGLLGFPGGLVNPSQESLEAGLSRELQEEVGAAVPVTVDDYVYSRLAPSPPLLITHFYTKKVTEAELVELEKAAVGNAADHGLEVMGMVRVPLYTLRNGGGLPWFLSHSFISNSRAQLLGSLRRLRLVSEGALDDALRQADQMRHAHKDHPR